The following coding sequences are from one Haliotis asinina isolate JCU_RB_2024 chromosome 3, JCU_Hal_asi_v2, whole genome shotgun sequence window:
- the LOC137277610 gene encoding collagen alpha-1(I) chain-like isoform X2 produces MGTVGPPGTQGATGSSGQKGDVGGQGVPGVAGPQGPQGPAGATGSPGKAGKDGVEGRTGPPGQQGETGSPGSRGMRGDAGQTGMPGVAGVTGARGSSGEPGRDGAPGMPGITGKMGYPGMTGVRGLPGSAGMKGQRGSPGIQGDPGMTGLPGPAGRSGTQAEPGSTGQTGSPGAKGSTGPPGRTGVTGSIGLPGTIGPVGFPGISGATGLQGVRGADGVTGQSGPQGQPGQIGPQGPRGSSGSTGLMGTTGETGLRGPPGLTGATGWSGAEGVTGPAGATGAVGYPGTTGFTGVAGNPGEPGVTGPNGETGVGSPGQSGATGASGKDAMPGVTGYTGIPGITGYVGATGAEGVTGQPGVPGAVGATGASGLAGPAGMTGPGGHTGQQGPAGARGATGVGGADGIDGKTGPTGITGMSGQPGIPGSDGTSGSPGETGVTGSRGNVGPEGVTGQSGLQGVSGMTGMSGDPGAPGMSGGQGPQGDPGMTGPSGQTGLSGGTGMTGLKGDTGAMGLSGPPGHTGPVGHTGFPGLTGMSGEMGKDGAPGINGTDGAPGVTGPTGPVGASGAVGASGVPGPQGPNGTTGPRGATGVAGRVGMSGSPGRVGATGMTGVRGSRGPEGTTGADGMTGLTGSDGVPGSSGPDGATGHAGVSGQTGLPGSNGMPGVTGASGDAGPQGMTGYRGFNGSDGPPGVSGINGYNGTKGDDGMTGATGEVGATGPAGTSGYTGQDGVTGAPGAMGVTGPAGVDGMTGVTGKQGLRGQPGTQGITGVSGVQGLRGSTGMKGDVGATGPQGIPGKTGEGATGQAGPEGATGLIGPPGMNGSSGATGLQGITGPAGMTGTPGVSGGIGLTGMSGAPGLNGVPGLNGTTGQDGLPGASGSPGETGADGPPGVSGSTGISGSTGSTGKAGIPGSTGSPGVIGPVGFSGMTGESGPRGYSGVPGVSGTTGLQGSAGETGTSGIPGQIGPPGLTGTIGASGVTGSVGPNGTTGQTGPRGETGAVGYTGSTGKQGPRGVQGDAGITGWSGPRGLDGVTGSTGIAGPAGTTGITGPEGKLYEYPDFCNSSSCEHLCFNIGDSFECRCRSGYKLAADNSSCDDVNECTMYGPCEQLCNNTVGSFVCSCRPGFNLSSNNRNCEDFNECKHNMCASVGYSGTPVCINTMGSFHCIGFAPISLNKVEEHSEDGRNDGTSLSDSPQGRSFPNNLASTTYVLTILVGCLLGAVVLIALALILLAYRTRTSRPRPPNPPTVYRLHPDMCEPRRNTPQRRDVESGAMREQSYVNQPHPGMTL; encoded by the exons ATGGGAACAGTTGGACCACCTGGAACACAG GGTGCCACTGGCAGCTCCGGACAGAAGGGTGACGTGGGTGGGCAGGGGGTGCCAGGGGTCGCGGGACCCCAAGGACCACAAGGACCAGCCGGTGCCACAGGGAG TCCAGGTAAAGCAGGGAAGGATGGAGTCGAGGGTCGCACTGGTCCGCCGGGACAACAAGGTGAAACCGGAAGTCCAGGGTCACGTGGGATGCGCGGGGACGCTGGACAAACGGGGATGCCAGGAGTCGCTGGCGTGACAG GCGCTCGGGGATCTTCGGGCGAGCCTGGCAGGGACGGGGCACCGGGTATGCCAGGAATCACTGGCAAGATGGGATATCCTGGTATGACGGGCGTCAGGGGCTTGCCAGGATCAGCAGGAATGAAAGGGCAGAGAGGGTCACCAGGAATCCAAG GAGACCCGGGCATGACCGGATTACCAGGACCTGCAGGAAGATCAGGAACACAGGCAGAGCCGGGCAGCACGGGGCAGACTGGCAGTCCAGGGGCAAAAGGATCCACCGGCCCACCAGGGCGTACAGGAGTCACAGGCAGCATCGGCTTACCAGGAACAATAG GTCCAGTCGGATTCCCGGGAATATCTGGAGCGACAGGACTTCAGGGTGTCAGGGGAGCTGATGGGGTCACGGGACAGTCAGGACCTCAGGGTCAGCCTGGACAAATAGGTCCTCAAG GTCCACGTGGCTCATCTGGTTCTACTGGCCTCATGGGCACTACAGGGGAGACGGGGTTGAGGGGCCCACCAGGGCTTACTGGTGCTACTGGCTGGTCAGGGGCTGAAG GTGTAACTGGACCAGCTGGTGCGACTGGTGCCGTAGGTTATCCCGGAACTACGGGGTTTACAGGGGTTGCTGGGAACCCGGGCGAGCCTGGCGTTACTGGCCCAAATGGCGAGACTGGTGTTGGCAGCCCTGGGCAGTCAGGTGCAACAGGGGCCTCGGGGAAAGATGCGATGCCAGGAGTCACTGGATATACAG GCATACCAGGAATAACTGGGTATGTAGGGGCAACGGGCGCAGAAGGTGTAACAGGACAGCCTGGTGTTCCTGGAGCAGTAGGGGCGACTGGGGCATCAGGACTTGCAGGCCCTGCAGGAATGACAGGCCCTGGTGGACATACTGGTCAACAGGGTCCTGCAGGAGCCCGGGGGGCTACTGGAGTTGGTGGTGCGGACGGGATAGATGGCAAAACGGGCCCAACAGGCATTACAGGAATGTCAGGACAACCAG GTATCCCTGGTAGTGACGGTACCTCTGGCAGCCCGGGAGAGACTGGGGTGACAGGTAGCCGGGGAAACGTTGGTCCTGAAGGAGTTACTGGCCAGTCAGGGCTGCAGGGCGTGTCAGGGATGACAGGCATGTCAGGTGATCCAGGAGCACCAGGGATGTCGGGAGGGCAAGGACCTCAAGGAGATCCTGGCATGACAGGTCCTTCCGGACAGACCGGTTTATCAGGAGGAACAGGAATGACTGGGCTCAAGGGGGACACAG GTGCCATGGGTCTTTCCGGCCCACCGGGACACACAGGGCCAGTGGGACACACTGGATTTCCTGGCCTTACAGGAATGAGTGGAGAAATGGGCAAGGATGGTGCACCAGGTATCAATGGCACGGATGGGGCTCCAGGGGTCACTGGTCCAACTGGCCCTGTAGGAGCTTCTGGAGCTGTTGGTGCCTCTGGTGTACCAGGACCTCAGGGACCAAACGGCACCACTGGCCCCCGAGGTGCGACAGGTGTAGCTGGCCGTGTTGGAATGTCTGGATCACCTGGGAGAGTTGGGGCCACGGGTATGACAGGTGTTAGAGGCTCACGAGGTCCGGAAGGAACCACAGGAGCTGATGGTATGACTGGACTAACTGGCAGCGACGGTGTACCCGGAAGCAGTGGACCTGATGGTGCAACAGGACATGCTGGTGTAAGTGGTCAAACAGGACTTCCAGGCTCTAATGGAATGCCAGGCGTCACTGGGGCCAGTGGTGATGCGGGTCCTCAAGGCATGACAGGATATAGGGGGTTCAATGGTTCGGATGGCCCTCCTGGTGTATCTGGTATAAACGGATATAACGGAACAAAGGGCGATGATGGCATGACGGGTGCTACAGGAGAGGTAGGGGCAACAGGTCCAGCTGGAACGAGTGGATATACTGGACAGGACGGAGTGACTGGAGCACCTGGTGCCATGGGCGTCACTGGTCCTGCTGGAGTAGATGGAATGACAGGTGTAACTGGAAAACAAGGGCTACGAGGACAGCCAGGTACACAAGGCATTACTGGGGTGTCTGGGGTACAGGGTCTCAGGGGAAGTACTGGCATGAAAGGCGATGTAGGGGCAACTGGTCCACAAGGAATACCAGGGAAGACAGGTGAGGGAGCAACGGGACAAGCGGGTCCAGAGGGAGCTACAGGGTTGATAGGCCCACCAGGGATGAATGGATCATCAGGAGCAACTGGTTTACAAGGTATCACTGGCCCGGCCGGTATGACCGGTACACCTGGAGTTTCAGGGGGTATAGGCTTAACTGGAATGTCTGGTGCACCAGGCCTAAATGGGGTACCTGGCTTGAACGGCACTACTGGTCAGGATGGATTACCAGGAGCATCTGGCTCACCTGGGGAAACTGGAGCCGATGGTCCACCTGGAGTGTCTGGCAGCACGGGGATTTCTGGTTCTACAGGTTCTACTGGAAAAGCTGGGATTCCTGGTTCTACTGGATCTCCTGGTGTGATTGGTCCAGTTGGTTTCAGTGGAATGACAGGGGAATCTGGACCTCGGGGGTACTCTGGAGTTCCTGGAGTGTCCGGGACAACAGGGCTTCAGGGATCTGCAGGAGAAACTGGGACATCTGGAATACCAG GACAAATAGGACCCCCAGGTCTTACAGGAACAATCGGGGCCTCGGGTGTGACTGGGTCTGTGGGCCCCAATGGTACCACCGGACAGACAGGACCTAGGGGTGAAACAGGAGCGGTTGGTTACACCGGAAGCACAGGAAAACAGGGGCCACGAGGGGTCCAGGGGGATGCGGGAATCACTGGATGGAGTGGACCAAGAGGATTGGATGGAGTGACTGGTAGTACAGGCATTGCAG GCCCAGCTGGTACGACGGGTATTACTGGACCAGAAGGCAAACTCTATGAAT ACCCTGACTTCTGCAACTCCAGCTCGTGTGAGCATCTCTGTTTCAACATTGGCGACAGTTTCGAGTGTCGCTGTCGGAGCGGTTACAAGTTGGCTGCCGACAACAGTTCATGTGACG ATGTAAATGAGTGCACGATGTACGGACCATGTGAACAACTGTGTAACAACACTGTCGGGAGCTTTGTCTGCAGCTGCCGTCCAGGCTTCAACCTCTCATCAAACAACAGAAACTGTGAAG ATTTCAATGAGTGTAAGCATAACATGTGTGCATCAGTTGGCTACAGCGGGACCCCTGTTTGCATCAACACTATGGGATCATTTCACTGTATTGGGTTTGCGCCAATCTCCCTGAACAAAGTCGAAG AACATTCTGAAGACGGACGAAACGACGGCACCAGTCTGAGCGACTCACCCCAAGGTCGTTCGTTCCCAAACAACCTTGCCAGCACGACCTATGTGCTCACCATCCTCGTGGGCTGTCTACTGGGGGCCGTCGTCCTCATTGCCCTTGCCCTCATCCTCCTGGCCTACAGGACCCGGACATCCCGACCACGCCCACCCAACCCACCCACCGTCTACCGACTCCACCCTGACATGTGTGAACCGCGGAGGAACACCCCTCAAAGAAGAGACGTGGAATCCGGAGCTATGCGGGAACAGTCCTATGTCAATCAACCGCACCCTGGAATGACTTTGtga
- the LOC137277610 gene encoding collagen alpha-1(I) chain-like isoform X1 encodes MAFRQFLAKSCVTVMAVAVVMADAVEAMSHTTSIGFSASTPGIQYYDEGGNALFINEAFPLVSGRLLQICFYIHKNFDNNYTGTFFVFQQNTRGYRLVFQQNVVFPETQGRHCVNMTEPPLVSKGQFLGWRYDKDAGPISYTIPDQEIGTIVVNNVPAPMIVGNTYGSRSFIKTYFFKVEAIIELGVTGSTGPVGTTGATGPDGRPGSTGPIGQKGDQGDMGTVGPPGTQGATGSSGQKGDVGGQGVPGVAGPQGPQGPAGATGSPGKAGKDGVEGRTGPPGQQGETGSPGSRGMRGDAGQTGMPGVAGVTGARGSSGEPGRDGAPGMPGITGKMGYPGMTGVRGLPGSAGMKGQRGSPGIQGDPGMTGLPGPAGRSGTQAEPGSTGQTGSPGAKGSTGPPGRTGVTGSIGLPGTIGPVGFPGISGATGLQGVRGADGVTGQSGPQGQPGQIGPQGPRGSSGSTGLMGTTGETGLRGPPGLTGATGWSGAEGVTGPAGATGAVGYPGTTGFTGVAGNPGEPGVTGPNGETGVGSPGQSGATGASGKDAMPGVTGYTGIPGITGYVGATGAEGVTGQPGVPGAVGATGASGLAGPAGMTGPGGHTGQQGPAGARGATGVGGADGIDGKTGPTGITGMSGQPGIPGSDGTSGSPGETGVTGSRGNVGPEGVTGQSGLQGVSGMTGMSGDPGAPGMSGGQGPQGDPGMTGPSGQTGLSGGTGMTGLKGDTGAMGLSGPPGHTGPVGHTGFPGLTGMSGEMGKDGAPGINGTDGAPGVTGPTGPVGASGAVGASGVPGPQGPNGTTGPRGATGVAGRVGMSGSPGRVGATGMTGVRGSRGPEGTTGADGMTGLTGSDGVPGSSGPDGATGHAGVSGQTGLPGSNGMPGVTGASGDAGPQGMTGYRGFNGSDGPPGVSGINGYNGTKGDDGMTGATGEVGATGPAGTSGYTGQDGVTGAPGAMGVTGPAGVDGMTGVTGKQGLRGQPGTQGITGVSGVQGLRGSTGMKGDVGATGPQGIPGKTGEGATGQAGPEGATGLIGPPGMNGSSGATGLQGITGPAGMTGTPGVSGGIGLTGMSGAPGLNGVPGLNGTTGQDGLPGASGSPGETGADGPPGVSGSTGISGSTGSTGKAGIPGSTGSPGVIGPVGFSGMTGESGPRGYSGVPGVSGTTGLQGSAGETGTSGIPGQIGPPGLTGTIGASGVTGSVGPNGTTGQTGPRGETGAVGYTGSTGKQGPRGVQGDAGITGWSGPRGLDGVTGSTGIAGPAGTTGITGPEGKLYEYPDFCNSSSCEHLCFNIGDSFECRCRSGYKLAADNSSCDDVNECTMYGPCEQLCNNTVGSFVCSCRPGFNLSSNNRNCEDFNECKHNMCASVGYSGTPVCINTMGSFHCIGFAPISLNKVEEHSEDGRNDGTSLSDSPQGRSFPNNLASTTYVLTILVGCLLGAVVLIALALILLAYRTRTSRPRPPNPPTVYRLHPDMCEPRRNTPQRRDVESGAMREQSYVNQPHPGMTL; translated from the exons ATGGCGTTCAGACAATTCTTGGCCAAGTCGTGTGTTACGGTGATGGCAGTCGCAGTTGTTATGGCAGACGCTGTAGAGG CCATGTCCCACACGACGTCTATCGGGTTCTCCGCTTCTACCCCTGGGATACAGTACTACGATGAGGGGGGTAACGCGCTGTTCATCAACGAGGCGTTTCCCCTGGTGTCTGGGCGACTACTCCAGATCTGCTTCTACATCCACAAAAACTTCGACAACAACTACACGGGCACGTTCTTCGTCTtccaacaaaacacaagagGATATAGACTCGTCTTCCAGCAAAATGTTGTCTTTCCTGAGACGCAGggcaggcattgc GTCAACATGACCGAACCTCCGCTGGTCAGCAAGGGTCAGTTCCTCGGATGGAGATACGACAAGGACGCTGGTCCCATCTCCTACACCATCCCGGATCAGGAGATCGGAACGATCGTGGTCAACAATGTCCCCGCTCCAATGATTGTAGGGAACACCTATGGAAGTCGGAGCTTCATCAAGACCTACTTCTTTAAAGTGGAGGCCATTATAGAGCTCG GTGTGACCGGCTCGACTGGACCAGTCGGGACCACCGGTGCCACGGGTCCGGATGGACGCCCCGGGTCGACGGGTCCGATTGGACAAAAGGGTGACCAGGGTGACATGGGAACAGTTGGACCACCTGGAACACAG GGTGCCACTGGCAGCTCCGGACAGAAGGGTGACGTGGGTGGGCAGGGGGTGCCAGGGGTCGCGGGACCCCAAGGACCACAAGGACCAGCCGGTGCCACAGGGAG TCCAGGTAAAGCAGGGAAGGATGGAGTCGAGGGTCGCACTGGTCCGCCGGGACAACAAGGTGAAACCGGAAGTCCAGGGTCACGTGGGATGCGCGGGGACGCTGGACAAACGGGGATGCCAGGAGTCGCTGGCGTGACAG GCGCTCGGGGATCTTCGGGCGAGCCTGGCAGGGACGGGGCACCGGGTATGCCAGGAATCACTGGCAAGATGGGATATCCTGGTATGACGGGCGTCAGGGGCTTGCCAGGATCAGCAGGAATGAAAGGGCAGAGAGGGTCACCAGGAATCCAAG GAGACCCGGGCATGACCGGATTACCAGGACCTGCAGGAAGATCAGGAACACAGGCAGAGCCGGGCAGCACGGGGCAGACTGGCAGTCCAGGGGCAAAAGGATCCACCGGCCCACCAGGGCGTACAGGAGTCACAGGCAGCATCGGCTTACCAGGAACAATAG GTCCAGTCGGATTCCCGGGAATATCTGGAGCGACAGGACTTCAGGGTGTCAGGGGAGCTGATGGGGTCACGGGACAGTCAGGACCTCAGGGTCAGCCTGGACAAATAGGTCCTCAAG GTCCACGTGGCTCATCTGGTTCTACTGGCCTCATGGGCACTACAGGGGAGACGGGGTTGAGGGGCCCACCAGGGCTTACTGGTGCTACTGGCTGGTCAGGGGCTGAAG GTGTAACTGGACCAGCTGGTGCGACTGGTGCCGTAGGTTATCCCGGAACTACGGGGTTTACAGGGGTTGCTGGGAACCCGGGCGAGCCTGGCGTTACTGGCCCAAATGGCGAGACTGGTGTTGGCAGCCCTGGGCAGTCAGGTGCAACAGGGGCCTCGGGGAAAGATGCGATGCCAGGAGTCACTGGATATACAG GCATACCAGGAATAACTGGGTATGTAGGGGCAACGGGCGCAGAAGGTGTAACAGGACAGCCTGGTGTTCCTGGAGCAGTAGGGGCGACTGGGGCATCAGGACTTGCAGGCCCTGCAGGAATGACAGGCCCTGGTGGACATACTGGTCAACAGGGTCCTGCAGGAGCCCGGGGGGCTACTGGAGTTGGTGGTGCGGACGGGATAGATGGCAAAACGGGCCCAACAGGCATTACAGGAATGTCAGGACAACCAG GTATCCCTGGTAGTGACGGTACCTCTGGCAGCCCGGGAGAGACTGGGGTGACAGGTAGCCGGGGAAACGTTGGTCCTGAAGGAGTTACTGGCCAGTCAGGGCTGCAGGGCGTGTCAGGGATGACAGGCATGTCAGGTGATCCAGGAGCACCAGGGATGTCGGGAGGGCAAGGACCTCAAGGAGATCCTGGCATGACAGGTCCTTCCGGACAGACCGGTTTATCAGGAGGAACAGGAATGACTGGGCTCAAGGGGGACACAG GTGCCATGGGTCTTTCCGGCCCACCGGGACACACAGGGCCAGTGGGACACACTGGATTTCCTGGCCTTACAGGAATGAGTGGAGAAATGGGCAAGGATGGTGCACCAGGTATCAATGGCACGGATGGGGCTCCAGGGGTCACTGGTCCAACTGGCCCTGTAGGAGCTTCTGGAGCTGTTGGTGCCTCTGGTGTACCAGGACCTCAGGGACCAAACGGCACCACTGGCCCCCGAGGTGCGACAGGTGTAGCTGGCCGTGTTGGAATGTCTGGATCACCTGGGAGAGTTGGGGCCACGGGTATGACAGGTGTTAGAGGCTCACGAGGTCCGGAAGGAACCACAGGAGCTGATGGTATGACTGGACTAACTGGCAGCGACGGTGTACCCGGAAGCAGTGGACCTGATGGTGCAACAGGACATGCTGGTGTAAGTGGTCAAACAGGACTTCCAGGCTCTAATGGAATGCCAGGCGTCACTGGGGCCAGTGGTGATGCGGGTCCTCAAGGCATGACAGGATATAGGGGGTTCAATGGTTCGGATGGCCCTCCTGGTGTATCTGGTATAAACGGATATAACGGAACAAAGGGCGATGATGGCATGACGGGTGCTACAGGAGAGGTAGGGGCAACAGGTCCAGCTGGAACGAGTGGATATACTGGACAGGACGGAGTGACTGGAGCACCTGGTGCCATGGGCGTCACTGGTCCTGCTGGAGTAGATGGAATGACAGGTGTAACTGGAAAACAAGGGCTACGAGGACAGCCAGGTACACAAGGCATTACTGGGGTGTCTGGGGTACAGGGTCTCAGGGGAAGTACTGGCATGAAAGGCGATGTAGGGGCAACTGGTCCACAAGGAATACCAGGGAAGACAGGTGAGGGAGCAACGGGACAAGCGGGTCCAGAGGGAGCTACAGGGTTGATAGGCCCACCAGGGATGAATGGATCATCAGGAGCAACTGGTTTACAAGGTATCACTGGCCCGGCCGGTATGACCGGTACACCTGGAGTTTCAGGGGGTATAGGCTTAACTGGAATGTCTGGTGCACCAGGCCTAAATGGGGTACCTGGCTTGAACGGCACTACTGGTCAGGATGGATTACCAGGAGCATCTGGCTCACCTGGGGAAACTGGAGCCGATGGTCCACCTGGAGTGTCTGGCAGCACGGGGATTTCTGGTTCTACAGGTTCTACTGGAAAAGCTGGGATTCCTGGTTCTACTGGATCTCCTGGTGTGATTGGTCCAGTTGGTTTCAGTGGAATGACAGGGGAATCTGGACCTCGGGGGTACTCTGGAGTTCCTGGAGTGTCCGGGACAACAGGGCTTCAGGGATCTGCAGGAGAAACTGGGACATCTGGAATACCAG GACAAATAGGACCCCCAGGTCTTACAGGAACAATCGGGGCCTCGGGTGTGACTGGGTCTGTGGGCCCCAATGGTACCACCGGACAGACAGGACCTAGGGGTGAAACAGGAGCGGTTGGTTACACCGGAAGCACAGGAAAACAGGGGCCACGAGGGGTCCAGGGGGATGCGGGAATCACTGGATGGAGTGGACCAAGAGGATTGGATGGAGTGACTGGTAGTACAGGCATTGCAG GCCCAGCTGGTACGACGGGTATTACTGGACCAGAAGGCAAACTCTATGAAT ACCCTGACTTCTGCAACTCCAGCTCGTGTGAGCATCTCTGTTTCAACATTGGCGACAGTTTCGAGTGTCGCTGTCGGAGCGGTTACAAGTTGGCTGCCGACAACAGTTCATGTGACG ATGTAAATGAGTGCACGATGTACGGACCATGTGAACAACTGTGTAACAACACTGTCGGGAGCTTTGTCTGCAGCTGCCGTCCAGGCTTCAACCTCTCATCAAACAACAGAAACTGTGAAG ATTTCAATGAGTGTAAGCATAACATGTGTGCATCAGTTGGCTACAGCGGGACCCCTGTTTGCATCAACACTATGGGATCATTTCACTGTATTGGGTTTGCGCCAATCTCCCTGAACAAAGTCGAAG AACATTCTGAAGACGGACGAAACGACGGCACCAGTCTGAGCGACTCACCCCAAGGTCGTTCGTTCCCAAACAACCTTGCCAGCACGACCTATGTGCTCACCATCCTCGTGGGCTGTCTACTGGGGGCCGTCGTCCTCATTGCCCTTGCCCTCATCCTCCTGGCCTACAGGACCCGGACATCCCGACCACGCCCACCCAACCCACCCACCGTCTACCGACTCCACCCTGACATGTGTGAACCGCGGAGGAACACCCCTCAAAGAAGAGACGTGGAATCCGGAGCTATGCGGGAACAGTCCTATGTCAATCAACCGCACCCTGGAATGACTTTGtga